A single genomic interval of Halomonas sp. GT harbors:
- a CDS encoding sensor histidine kinase — MRLRNLIILTVIVPLFVILVVFSLVAIKSLEDNVRSKLQTEVEIITRALGTSLSYAVARDSDTPLEEALQSAFSFHRIYGAYVFDTQGREVYGLGLGKDLFTPDEIQQVIEQDDLYSNYRQQEGWTYYSALIPLRAQDGTVQGVLQVNRLNTGIENYTGFISIVAVLVFVIGAAGIVFSIWWGFRHYIERPLNRLLNVMLLVEDGDRSQRATVDGPTEYRRLASGLNGMLDAMAEKDRDIDARRQREIELEKRLRKSKKLAELGVLAAGVAHEIGAPLTVINGQAQRLARRDTIGDDERARLSRIRGEVERIVQIVRQLMELGRQHNVEKGTQALDQLILSASELVEEELEPRNIHLDIDLPTPTPHLLVNGQQIVQVLTNLLRNAAQAPDVSCIRLSAKQYSEELTLWVEDDGPGIPASHHQQVFDPFFTTKPVGQGSGLGLSMVHRIINDHGGTIGVFDSGLGGAGFEITLPLSETASA, encoded by the coding sequence ATGCGACTACGTAATTTAATTATTTTGACGGTCATCGTGCCGCTGTTTGTCATTCTAGTGGTTTTTAGCCTAGTGGCTATCAAGTCGCTAGAAGATAACGTGCGCTCCAAGCTGCAAACCGAAGTTGAGATTATTACCCGAGCATTGGGTACATCACTGAGCTATGCCGTCGCTCGCGATAGTGATACCCCGCTAGAAGAAGCATTGCAATCCGCTTTTTCATTTCATCGTATTTATGGTGCTTATGTGTTCGATACACAAGGCCGAGAAGTTTATGGGCTTGGTTTAGGCAAAGATCTGTTTACGCCAGATGAAATTCAGCAGGTTATCGAACAAGACGATCTTTATAGCAATTACCGCCAACAGGAAGGCTGGACGTACTACTCAGCATTGATTCCGCTACGGGCGCAAGACGGTACGGTACAAGGTGTTTTGCAAGTAAACCGTCTTAATACCGGCATCGAAAACTATACGGGCTTTATCAGCATTGTGGCAGTTCTGGTGTTTGTTATCGGAGCGGCCGGTATTGTCTTTAGCATTTGGTGGGGCTTTAGGCACTATATTGAACGGCCGCTCAATCGCCTTTTAAACGTCATGTTATTGGTCGAAGATGGCGACCGCAGCCAACGGGCTACCGTGGATGGCCCAACGGAATACCGACGTTTGGCATCAGGCTTGAACGGCATGCTAGATGCTATGGCAGAAAAAGATCGTGATATTGATGCCCGCCGACAGCGCGAAATCGAATTAGAAAAGCGCCTGCGCAAATCTAAAAAGCTGGCCGAGTTAGGCGTTTTGGCGGCCGGTGTGGCCCATGAAATTGGCGCGCCATTGACCGTTATCAATGGCCAAGCTCAGCGCTTAGCCCGAAGGGATACCATTGGCGACGATGAACGTGCACGTCTAAGCCGCATTCGAGGCGAAGTCGAAAGAATTGTTCAAATTGTGCGCCAGTTAATGGAACTAGGCAGACAACATAACGTAGAGAAAGGCACGCAAGCGCTTGATCAACTTATTCTTAGTGCTAGTGAGTTAGTGGAAGAGGAGCTTGAGCCACGAAATATTCACCTAGATATTGATCTTCCCACCCCTACCCCCCATTTATTAGTCAATGGGCAGCAAATTGTGCAGGTACTCACCAATCTATTGCGCAATGCAGCGCAAGCACCTGATGTTAGCTGTATACGCCTTAGTGCCAAGCAATACAGTGAAGAGCTAACGCTGTGGGTGGAAGATGACGGGCCTGGTATTCCCGCGTCACATCATCAGCAAGTATTTGACCCTTTCTTTACGACCAAACCGGTGGGCCAAGGCAGCGGCTTAGGGCTCTCCATGGTACACCGCATTATTAACGACCACGGCGGGACAATTGGCGTATTTGATAGCGGCCTTGGCGGCGCTGGATTTGAGATTACGCTCCCCCTTAGTGAAACCGCATCCGCTTGA